In Flavobacterium sp. GSB-24, the genomic window TTGCAGTAGTAAATACCATTAAAGAATTGTTGAATATACACGATAAACAAGAAATGGAAATTCATGCCGAACAATGGAGTCCTTATCGATCGTATGCAACCTATTTGCTCTGGCATTACTACCTAAATAAGCGAAACAGAAAAATTACCTATTAAATGCTTGTTTTTTAAACTCTAATGAGGATAATTTAACCTTGTTTTTTATTGTAAAACTGGATTCTTTAGTTATTTTTGCAACCGAAATTATAGAAACAATAAAAAACGAAAATGACCGCAGACAAATTAACGACTTTCGATGTATTAATCGAAATACCAAGAGGAAGCAGAAATAAATACGAGTACGATTTTGAAATTAAAAGAATGCGTTTCGACAGAATGTTATTCTCTTCAATGATGTATCCAGCAGATTACGGATTTATTCCGGAAACTTTAGCTTTAGACGGTGATCCTCTTGATGTATTAGTTTTGGTAAACGAACCAACTTTTCCTGGATGTGTTATGGAAGTTAAGCCAATTGGTGTTTTCCATATGGCAGATGATAAAGGACCAGATGAAAAAATTATTTGTGTACCAGTTTCAGATCCAATCTGGAATTCATTAACAGATTTATCAGACATCAACCCTCACTTAGTAAAAGAAATTGAGCATTTCTTCCAAGTTTACAAAGATCTTGAAAACAAGAAAGTAGATGTTGAAGGATGGGGAGACGTGAACGAAGCATTTGAAATTATTGCTGAGTGTACAAAACGTTTTAACGATATTGAAAATAAACCAGAGGGATTATTTAGTATTAAATAATTTAAGGTTGTATATTTTATAAAAAAAGCAATACTCCGTCAGGAGTATTGCTTTTTTGTTTAAATTCGTTTCAGTTAGATTGTTGACTATTAACCAAAACCATTAAAAATTATGAATGCATTTATGATTTACCTGCCAATTATTATGGCAGTTTTAGGATTACTTTTCATGGGAATAAAAAGGACTTGGGTTTTAAAACAAGATGCTGGAGATGGCAAGATGAAAGAGATTTCAGATTACATCTACGAAGGAGCCTTAGCCTTCCTAAAAGCCGAATATAAACTATTAACCATATTTGTAATTATTGCCAGTTTAGCCTTGGCAGGAATTACTTTTATTCCGGGTGTAAAAACACATTTATTAATCGTAATTGCATTTATTTTTGGAGCATTATTTTCGGCTTATGCAGGAAATATTGGAATGAAAATAGCAACTAAAACAAATGTTAGAACTACTCAAGCTGCGCGTACAAGTCTTCCACAAGCCTTAAAGGTTTCTTTTGGAGGCGGAACCGTAATGGGTTTAGGCGTTGCAGGTTTAGCCGTTTTAGGTTTAACAGCTTTTTTTATCATTTTCTTTAATCTTTTTTCTGACGGAGTTTGGAAAGACACCGAAACAATGACAGTTGTTTTAGAAACATTAGCTGGATTTTCACTTGGTGCAGAATCAATCGCTTTGTTTGCCAGAGTTGGAGGCGGAATCTATACCAAAGCAGCAGATGTTGGTGCCGATTTAGTTGGTAAGGTTGAAGCGGGAATTCCAGAAGACGATCCACGTAATCCTGCAACAATTGCTGATAACGTGGGAGATAATGTTGGAGACGTTGCCGGAATGGGAGCCGATTTATTTGGGTCGTATGTAGCAACAGTTCTTGCCGCAATGGTACTAGGGAATTATGTGATCAAAGATATGGGCGGAAGTATCAATGATGCTTTTGGGGGAATTGGTCCAATTTTGCTTCCAATGGCAATTGCTGGTTTCGGAATTATATTCTCAATTATTGGGACACTTTTAGTAAAAATTTCAGATGACAATGCAAAAGAAGCACAAGTGCAGAAAGCATTAAATATAGGAAACTGGGTTTCGATAGCTTTAACTGCTGTTGCGTGTTTCTTTTTAGTACAATATATGCTTCCGGAAACGATGCAGATGAGTTTTTTTGGTGAAGGATCAAAAGCGATTTCATCATTGCGAGTTTTCTATGCTACTTTGGTAGGATTAGTTGTTGGCGGTGCTATTTCATCTGTAACAGAATATTATACAGGATTAGGAACAAAACCAGTTTTGGCTATTGTTCAAAAATCATCCACAGGGGCGGGAACAAACGTAATTGCTGGTTTGGCAACTGGAATGATTTCGACTTTTCCAACCGTATTATTGTTCGCTGGAGCAATTTGGATTTCTTATGCTTTGGCAGGATTTTATGGAGTGGCTTTGGCAGCATCAGCTATGATGGCAACTACAGCAATGCAATTAGCAATTGATGCTTTCGGGCCAATTTCTGATAATGCTGGAGGAATCGCAGAAATGAGCGAATTACCAAAAGAAGTTCGTACGAGAACTGATATTTTAGATTCTGTTGGAAATACAACAGCCGCAACTGGAAAAGGTTTTGCAATTGCTTCTGCAGCTTTAACTTCACTAGCATTATTCGCAGCTTATGTAACTTTTACAGGAATTGACGGAATTAATATTTTTAAAGCACCCGTTTTAGCGATGTTATTTGTCGGCGGAATGATTCCGGTGGTTTTCTCCGCTTTGGCGATGAATTCTGTTGGAAAAGCTGCGATGGATATGGTATACGAAGTGCGCCGCCAGTTCAAAGAAATTCCTGGAATTATGGAAGGAACTGGAAAACCAGAGTATGGGAAATGCGTTGAGATTTCTACAAAAGCAGCTTTACGCGAAATGATGCTTCCTGGGATTTTGACAATTGGTTTTCCAATTCTAATTGTCTTGATTGGAAAATTAGTTTACGGAGATAACAACCAGCTAATTGCAGAAATGTTAGGTGGATATATGGCTGGAGTTACCGTTTCTGGAGTTCTTTGGGCAGTTTTTCAAAACAATGCTGGAGGAGCTTGGGATAATGCTAAAAAATCTTTTGAAGCAGGAGTTATGATTAATGGCGAAATGACGTATAAAGGCTCTGATGCACATAAAGCAGCAGTTACTGGAGATACAGTTGGAGATCCATTTAAAGATACTTCTGGACCATCAATGAATATTTTAATTAAGTTAACCTGTTTGATTGGATTGGTAATTGCACCAATTTTGGGAGAAGGACATTCTCCATCAGATATAGCAGCTTCAGCTTCTTGCTGTGCAAAAACTGAAATGCATGGAGGAGTTTCTAAATGTGGAGACATGTCTGGAATGACAAAAGAAGAATGTATTAAAATGTGCAAAGAAAAAGGCTGTTCTCCAGAAGAAACGGCTAAATGTTTAGCGCATTTTGATGCAAGCGGAAAATACTCTGATGCTGGTTATGAGAGAAAATCGGTTCGCGTTGAGGTTAAAAATATAAATGGAAAAACGACTGGAACTGTTACTAAAAAAGAAAATGGTAAAACAACTACAGAAGTTTACGAAGGAACAGAAGAAGAAGTGCAGGCAAAAATTAACGCTGCACAATAAAAAATGATACTCACTATCCTAACAGGTTTCCAAAACCTGTTAGGTATCTATCTAGTTAAATGCTGAGAATAAAAAATACCTAACAGGTTTTGGAAACCTGTTAGGATCATAATTAACAGAAAAGCCTCTAAAAAATATTATTTAGAGGCTCCTTTTATTTCGTGTAAATCTGTGTAATTCGTGTTTAAAACAACCCGTTCAATTCAGCATCAATTCTATTAATGATGTTTCCCAAATCTTCTGGATTATCAACAAAATTAATATTATCAACATCAATAATTAATAATTTTCCTTTGGTATAAGTCTGAATCCAGGCTTCATATCTTTCGTTCAAACGGCTTAAATAATCAATAGAAATTGAGTTTTCGTACTCACGTCCGCGTTTATGGATCTGCCCAACCAAATTCGGAATAGAACTTCTTAAATAAATCAACAAATCTGGAGCTTTAACCAAAGATTCCATTAATTCAAACAAAGAAGTGTAATTTTCAAAATCACGGCTTGTCATCAAACCCATTGCATATAAGTTCGGAGCAAAAATATGTGCATCTTCATAAATCGTTCTGTCTTGAATGATTTTTTTCCCGCTTTCGCGAA contains:
- a CDS encoding inorganic diphosphatase; translation: MTADKLTTFDVLIEIPRGSRNKYEYDFEIKRMRFDRMLFSSMMYPADYGFIPETLALDGDPLDVLVLVNEPTFPGCVMEVKPIGVFHMADDKGPDEKIICVPVSDPIWNSLTDLSDINPHLVKEIEHFFQVYKDLENKKVDVEGWGDVNEAFEIIAECTKRFNDIENKPEGLFSIK
- a CDS encoding sodium-translocating pyrophosphatase; this translates as MNAFMIYLPIIMAVLGLLFMGIKRTWVLKQDAGDGKMKEISDYIYEGALAFLKAEYKLLTIFVIIASLALAGITFIPGVKTHLLIVIAFIFGALFSAYAGNIGMKIATKTNVRTTQAARTSLPQALKVSFGGGTVMGLGVAGLAVLGLTAFFIIFFNLFSDGVWKDTETMTVVLETLAGFSLGAESIALFARVGGGIYTKAADVGADLVGKVEAGIPEDDPRNPATIADNVGDNVGDVAGMGADLFGSYVATVLAAMVLGNYVIKDMGGSINDAFGGIGPILLPMAIAGFGIIFSIIGTLLVKISDDNAKEAQVQKALNIGNWVSIALTAVACFFLVQYMLPETMQMSFFGEGSKAISSLRVFYATLVGLVVGGAISSVTEYYTGLGTKPVLAIVQKSSTGAGTNVIAGLATGMISTFPTVLLFAGAIWISYALAGFYGVALAASAMMATTAMQLAIDAFGPISDNAGGIAEMSELPKEVRTRTDILDSVGNTTAATGKGFAIASAALTSLALFAAYVTFTGIDGINIFKAPVLAMLFVGGMIPVVFSALAMNSVGKAAMDMVYEVRRQFKEIPGIMEGTGKPEYGKCVEISTKAALREMMLPGILTIGFPILIVLIGKLVYGDNNQLIAEMLGGYMAGVTVSGVLWAVFQNNAGGAWDNAKKSFEAGVMINGEMTYKGSDAHKAAVTGDTVGDPFKDTSGPSMNILIKLTCLIGLVIAPILGEGHSPSDIAASASCCAKTEMHGGVSKCGDMSGMTKEECIKMCKEKGCSPEETAKCLAHFDASGKYSDAGYERKSVRVEVKNINGKTTGTVTKKENGKTTTEVYEGTEEEVQAKINAAQ
- a CDS encoding deoxynucleoside kinase codes for the protein MHIAIAGNIGAGKTTLTKLLAKHFKWEPHYEDVVDNPYLDDFYHQMERWSFNLQIYFLNSRFRQVQQIRESGKKIIQDRTIYEDAHIFAPNLYAMGLMTSRDFENYTSLFELMESLVKAPDLLIYLRSSIPNLVGQIHKRGREYENSISIDYLSRLNERYEAWIQTYTKGKLLIIDVDNINFVDNPEDLGNIINRIDAELNGLF